A stretch of Clostridia bacterium DNA encodes these proteins:
- a CDS encoding SH3 domain-containing protein, which produces MRKDTESMVDNQKSMLLGIGIMLFVASFGFLVGAGVSQKEFEATPEKDPIVVKPLLVEPEKHAEPEVLLAIQEIDSLNGRASNSDAYIDIFDLTPEKIDTILSDCFTWPKSALAKENLSPVSAEEKSGILANATLQKNYGYGLILTRGSLRALPTMNKYVNPNKNPGFDRLQLSAIYPQEPVFVFGTSKDGKYLLVASDYYAGWILKEHVANISKEKLESILNRDNFIVVQDNRVEALRVSQSGARKRIELPMGTVVPLADAQDTTAFSSLLSSGCFHGLTYDGQGELAILEVDKNAVVSLGYLPFTQDTITKQADKLLGEAYDWGGADQGRDCSAMVRDIYSGFGLWIPRDSGPQALYAKELGGLRSIRFDEGLTDSAKLRKISNLPVGSLLFMPGHVMMVYKQEESQVLVIHDYVEYYKVNGSNLERVEVMQVGVSDLEILDRNGQTYLSSIFGALSLEEGK; this is translated from the coding sequence ATGAGAAAGGATACGGAATCAATGGTTGATAACCAGAAAAGCATGCTGTTGGGTATTGGAATTATGCTATTCGTAGCTTCCTTTGGTTTTTTAGTTGGAGCAGGCGTAAGTCAAAAAGAGTTTGAAGCGACACCTGAAAAAGACCCTATAGTTGTGAAACCTCTATTGGTAGAACCTGAAAAGCATGCAGAGCCTGAAGTGCTATTGGCTATTCAGGAAATAGATAGTTTAAACGGACGAGCATCTAACTCAGATGCCTATATTGATATTTTCGACCTAACACCAGAGAAGATCGATACGATTCTTTCGGATTGCTTTACCTGGCCCAAATCAGCTTTGGCGAAAGAAAACTTGAGTCCTGTGTCTGCTGAAGAAAAATCTGGGATTTTAGCCAATGCTACTCTACAAAAGAATTATGGCTATGGTTTGATACTGACTAGAGGTTCTTTAAGGGCCTTGCCCACCATGAATAAATATGTTAATCCCAATAAGAATCCAGGATTCGACCGGTTGCAGCTAAGCGCTATTTATCCCCAAGAACCAGTATTTGTTTTTGGGACCAGCAAAGATGGCAAGTACCTTTTGGTGGCTAGTGACTATTATGCGGGTTGGATTCTTAAAGAGCATGTGGCGAATATTAGTAAGGAAAAATTGGAATCTATACTAAATAGAGATAATTTTATCGTGGTTCAAGATAACCGAGTTGAAGCACTTCGAGTAAGTCAAAGTGGTGCTCGAAAACGAATTGAACTGCCGATGGGTACGGTTGTGCCTCTTGCTGATGCTCAAGATACCACTGCCTTTTCTTCCCTACTGAGCAGCGGCTGCTTTCATGGGCTTACCTATGATGGTCAAGGCGAACTTGCCATATTGGAAGTAGACAAAAACGCGGTAGTTAGCCTAGGATATTTGCCTTTTACCCAAGATACTATTACCAAGCAGGCAGACAAGCTTTTGGGCGAAGCGTATGATTGGGGTGGCGCTGATCAGGGACGGGATTGTTCTGCTATGGTAAGAGATATCTATAGTGGATTCGGCCTATGGATTCCCAGAGATTCTGGTCCACAGGCGCTGTATGCAAAAGAACTGGGCGGATTGAGAAGCATTCGTTTTGACGAAGGACTCACAGATAGTGCCAAGCTCAGAAAAATCAGTAATTTACCGGTCGGCTCACTATTATTTATGCCAGGTCATGTTATGATGGTGTATAAGCAAGAAGAATCACAAGTTTTGGTAATTCATGATTATGTTGAATACTATAAGGTTAACGGAAGCAATCTTGAACGGGTAGAAGTGATGCAGGTTGGGGTATCTGATTTGGAAATCCTAGATCGCAACGGACAAACATATCTGTCCTCTATCTTTGGTGCTTTGTCGTTGGAAGAAGGAAAATAA
- a CDS encoding DEAD/DEAH box helicase, producing the protein MKDFKVYGLPEEVLASLEKQKIVAPLAVQSDTAEKALSGANLLVQSPTGTGKTLAFLLPVLKKIKIDEKNCQALIIMPTRELAGQLNNVLGMYKMPGLRQAMLIGGANKERQKDKLKKKPQIIIGTPGRIDEAIRVMKLNLDSVNMIVVDEADKLADEKFYNGVRDLLNQLPDDAQTLFFSATVTDDAQRMMRDIGRKFELILMSKKKTNEDILHQFIMAEDPRKFNLLIRLSEELKIKRAIVFITRNAGVKGLAGRMQEAGLKAQGIHSGLSSQDRKRIIGNFRTGKVDYLVTTDIFARGMDVPDVRYIINYDVPKDQTSYIHRSGRTARAGRKGTVITFVEEHTKFVVGKLERNLDIEIREKGFTKDGKYIDVDY; encoded by the coding sequence ATGAAAGATTTTAAAGTATATGGTTTGCCAGAAGAAGTGCTGGCATCTCTCGAAAAACAAAAAATAGTTGCTCCACTTGCAGTGCAGTCAGATACAGCTGAAAAGGCCTTATCTGGTGCCAATCTGTTGGTTCAGTCTCCGACAGGAACCGGCAAGACCCTAGCATTTTTGCTACCAGTATTGAAAAAAATTAAAATAGATGAGAAGAATTGTCAGGCACTCATCATAATGCCCACTAGGGAATTGGCGGGCCAGCTGAATAATGTACTCGGCATGTATAAAATGCCAGGGCTTAGGCAGGCAATGCTGATTGGTGGAGCGAATAAAGAAAGACAAAAAGATAAACTAAAGAAGAAACCCCAGATTATCATCGGAACACCAGGACGGATTGATGAAGCGATACGGGTAATGAAGTTGAACCTAGATTCAGTCAATATGATTGTGGTGGATGAAGCGGATAAGCTAGCGGATGAAAAATTCTATAACGGTGTCAGAGATTTATTGAACCAATTGCCAGATGATGCCCAGACCTTATTCTTTTCTGCTACAGTGACCGATGATGCGCAACGAATGATGCGGGATATTGGAAGGAAATTTGAGCTAATTCTCATGAGTAAAAAGAAAACCAATGAGGATATTTTGCACCAGTTCATCATGGCAGAAGACCCCAGGAAGTTTAATTTATTGATAAGGCTTTCTGAAGAATTGAAAATTAAGCGGGCTATCGTTTTCATTACTCGCAATGCAGGTGTGAAGGGCCTAGCCGGACGCATGCAAGAAGCCGGTCTTAAGGCTCAAGGCATCCATAGTGGTCTTTCATCCCAGGATAGGAAAAGAATTATTGGAAATTTCAGAACAGGAAAAGTAGATTATCTGGTGACTACGGATATCTTTGCCCGCGGGATGGATGTTCCGGACGTTCGCTACATCATCAACTATGATGTACCCAAAGACCAAACCAGCTATATCCATAGAAGTGGCCGGACGGCTCGTGCGGGACGAAAAGGTACGGTAATCACTTTTGTAGAGGAACATACAAAATTTGTAGTTGGTAAATTGGAGCGAAACCTGGATATAGAAATCAGGGAAAAAGGGTTTACCAAGGATGGCAAGTATATTGATGTAGATTATTGA
- a CDS encoding RluA family pseudouridine synthase codes for MEDSLTYIVEAKYNGQTLQSVLQNEFHFSRKLLRSLKVKDGVYLNGKTGYYYLRVKTGDTLCVEMSGNEETSVIPENLPLSLVFENEDFLCVDKPPKIACHPVGIYQSGTIANAVCHYYLHQGKTRKFRPAGRLDRNTSGLLLVCKSSFAQAYYVKCNQLGEVEKIYLAFVEGHLNKPSGCLDFPIDRIEHTSLRRAVMPGGKSSQTQYQVIQETKHHSLVRIRLLTGRTHQIRVHFSHIGHPLAGDGLYGGSEIEMERHALHCHMLRFPDPRNKGEKIEIISELPLDMQELLSKDQ; via the coding sequence TTGGAAGACAGCTTAACCTATATCGTGGAAGCTAAGTACAACGGTCAAACGCTTCAATCGGTATTGCAAAATGAATTTCACTTTTCCAGAAAATTACTACGAAGTCTCAAGGTCAAAGACGGTGTTTATCTAAACGGTAAAACAGGCTACTACTACCTAAGGGTCAAAACCGGCGATACCTTGTGTGTTGAAATGTCTGGAAATGAAGAAACTTCCGTCATACCAGAGAATCTTCCACTGTCCCTTGTCTTTGAAAATGAGGACTTTCTTTGCGTGGATAAGCCACCAAAGATTGCCTGTCATCCTGTGGGCATCTACCAAAGTGGAACCATTGCAAATGCAGTCTGCCACTATTACTTACATCAAGGAAAAACCCGCAAATTTCGGCCGGCTGGAAGACTTGACCGAAATACTTCTGGTCTTCTATTGGTCTGCAAAAGTTCCTTTGCACAAGCCTATTATGTAAAATGCAACCAGTTAGGAGAAGTTGAAAAAATCTATCTTGCGTTTGTGGAAGGACATCTAAATAAGCCCTCTGGGTGTTTAGACTTCCCCATTGACAGAATCGAACACACTTCTTTAAGACGTGCTGTGATGCCTGGAGGAAAATCGAGTCAAACACAATACCAGGTTATACAAGAAACTAAACATCATAGCCTAGTTCGAATCCGCTTACTAACAGGAAGAACCCACCAAATCCGGGTCCATTTTTCGCATATTGGACATCCTTTGGCTGGTGACGGACTATACGGAGGCAGTGAAATAGAAATGGAAAGACACGCTCTGCACTGTCACATGCTTCGGTTCCCTGACCCTAGAAATAAGGGTGAGAAAATCGAAATCATCTCTGAACTTCCGCTTGATATGCAAGAACTTTTATCTAAAGATCAATAA
- a CDS encoding nucleoside kinase, which yields MGNIRVHIRDKEYLVEKGITLSELGEMVQEEYKYPVVVAKVNNQLRPLQLQLFEDAKVEFLDLSTSIGHRILERSLVFLLAKVVREFYPLATLSAEHSISNGLYCLLQGQSRIKKEDVERMENRMKELIRQDLPIERETVDKKEAIELFTSMNNLVRARLFENNRSKKTTSIYKLEEYQDYMYGYIVPRTGVLKHFSLRYYMPGFLLLLTKKDNPNRLPPFREQPKLFNILRDSERFSQIQGVSDAGTLNQCIRSGETDELVRIAEGMHEKKIMAIADQITCDRERLKLIMIAGPSSSGKTTFAKRLSVQLMVNGIEPVSISLDDYFVKRQETPIDEFGEVDYESIHAIRLDQFNDDLTSLIQGEEVTLPLFDFKKGTYSEGKKLKIRADQPIIIEGIHAINNVLTKAIPRSRKFFIYISALTQLNLDCSNRIKTTDARLMRRMVRDARVRGISPEDTLARWSSVRRGEDQNIFPYQENADVMFNSHLIYELAVLKPLVEKLLCGLDSSSPYFAEAVNLLNIVDFFEPIEDTGAIPNNSIIREFIGDSVFYDR from the coding sequence ATGGGGAACATTAGAGTACACATTAGAGATAAGGAATATTTGGTGGAAAAGGGTATTACCTTGTCCGAATTAGGCGAGATGGTACAAGAAGAGTATAAATATCCCGTTGTAGTAGCTAAGGTAAATAACCAGCTCCGCCCCTTGCAACTGCAACTTTTTGAGGATGCCAAGGTAGAATTTTTAGATTTATCAACGAGCATAGGACACCGCATTTTAGAACGTTCATTAGTATTTTTATTGGCCAAGGTAGTAAGAGAGTTCTATCCTTTGGCAACACTTAGTGCGGAGCATTCCATAAGCAATGGGTTATACTGTTTACTGCAGGGACAAAGCCGCATCAAAAAAGAAGATGTGGAACGGATGGAAAACCGCATGAAGGAACTAATCCGTCAGGATTTGCCCATTGAGCGAGAGACCGTTGATAAGAAAGAGGCAATTGAGCTTTTCACTTCGATGAACAATCTAGTTAGGGCACGCTTATTTGAGAATAATCGTAGCAAAAAGACCACCTCCATTTACAAGTTGGAAGAGTATCAAGATTACATGTATGGGTATATTGTGCCCCGCACTGGCGTACTTAAACATTTTTCACTTCGTTATTATATGCCAGGATTTTTGTTGCTTCTTACCAAGAAGGACAACCCCAACCGTCTACCGCCTTTTCGGGAACAACCGAAGCTATTCAATATCTTGAGGGACAGTGAACGATTCAGTCAAATCCAAGGGGTAAGCGATGCTGGCACCTTGAATCAATGTATTCGCTCGGGTGAAACGGATGAACTGGTGCGCATTGCCGAAGGAATGCATGAGAAAAAGATTATGGCCATAGCCGATCAGATTACTTGTGACAGGGAAAGATTAAAGCTGATTATGATTGCGGGTCCATCTTCGTCCGGTAAGACCACCTTTGCCAAACGATTGTCAGTACAACTCATGGTAAATGGGATAGAACCAGTTTCCATTTCTTTAGATGATTATTTTGTCAAAAGACAGGAAACACCGATAGATGAATTTGGAGAGGTGGATTATGAATCTATTCATGCCATTCGTTTGGACCAATTCAATGATGATTTGACCTCCCTTATACAGGGAGAAGAAGTTACACTTCCCTTGTTTGATTTTAAGAAGGGAACATACTCGGAGGGGAAAAAACTAAAGATACGGGCGGATCAGCCGATTATCATTGAAGGAATCCATGCCATTAATAATGTGTTAACAAAAGCAATACCTAGGAGTAGGAAGTTCTTTATCTACATTAGCGCCTTGACCCAATTGAATTTGGATTGCAGCAATCGAATTAAGACGACGGATGCTAGACTGATGCGCCGTATGGTACGCGATGCTAGGGTTAGAGGAATTTCACCAGAGGATACTTTGGCTAGGTGGTCCAGCGTACGCAGGGGAGAGGATCAAAATATTTTTCCGTATCAAGAAAATGCGGATGTGATGTTCAACTCACATTTAATTTACGAATTGGCAGTTTTAAAACCCTTGGTCGAGAAACTACTGTGTGGACTTGATTCAAGTTCTCCTTACTTTGCAGAAGCCGTCAACTTACTAAACATTGTAGATTTTTTTGAACCAATTGAGGATACTGGAGCAATACCCAACAATTCCATCATTCGAGAATTCATTGGCGACAGTGTATTCTATGACCGTTAG
- a CDS encoding deoxyribonuclease IV: protein MILGSHLSIAKGYKKAGETAVDIGANTFQFFTRNPRGGKAKELEPSDLEALKKIMEEHHFGPLLAHAPYTLNLASGKEDVRTFGKNMMREDLLRMEQLPAHLYNFHPGSHVKDGVVVGIERIVRGLNEVVSGRETTTILLETMAGKGSEVGARFEELRSILSELDHPEKFGICLDTCHVYDAGYDLRDNMVGVLEEFDTILGLERLKAIHLNDSKYGMGSHKDRHAGIGEGELGMPFLLDILGHEPFEKIPFFLETPYDDEGHKREIAFLKEHLE from the coding sequence ATGATTTTAGGAAGTCACCTATCCATTGCGAAAGGATACAAGAAGGCTGGTGAAACGGCGGTAGATATTGGGGCGAATACCTTTCAGTTTTTCACGAGGAATCCTCGCGGTGGAAAGGCCAAGGAGTTAGAACCGTCCGATCTTGAAGCATTAAAGAAGATTATGGAAGAACATCATTTTGGTCCCTTACTTGCTCATGCACCCTATACACTGAATCTAGCATCGGGAAAAGAGGACGTACGAACCTTTGGAAAGAATATGATGCGTGAGGATCTCTTACGCATGGAGCAACTACCAGCACACTTATATAATTTTCATCCAGGGAGCCATGTTAAAGATGGTGTGGTGGTAGGTATAGAACGCATTGTACGTGGTTTGAATGAAGTAGTAAGCGGTAGAGAAACTACGACCATCTTGCTTGAAACGATGGCTGGAAAAGGTTCTGAAGTAGGGGCAAGATTTGAAGAATTAAGAAGTATATTATCCGAGCTTGACCATCCGGAGAAGTTTGGCATTTGCCTCGATACCTGCCATGTGTATGATGCAGGGTATGACTTGCGGGATAATATGGTAGGGGTACTAGAAGAATTTGACACTATTTTGGGCTTAGAACGACTGAAGGCTATCCATTTGAACGATAGCAAGTATGGGATGGGGAGTCATAAGGATCGTCATGCTGGTATAGGTGAAGGTGAATTGGGCATGCCATTTTTGCTTGATATTTTGGGTCACGAACCGTTTGAAAAAATTCCGTTCTTTTTAGAAACACCATACGATGATGAAGGCCATAAAAGGGAAATTGCCTTCTTAAAGGAGCATTTAGAATGA
- the nth gene encoding endonuclease III: MSSKTKMIIDTLRETYQGADTELEFETPYQLLISTMMAAQSTDKQVNKVTRSLYLDYGNPESMAKLSQEELEKKIGSVGLYRNKAKNILATTKLLLEKQEGMVPKTLPELVALPGVGRKTANVVLSNAFGIPAFAVDTHVFRTSRRLGLAKGNTPEKVEQELMQVFERKDWKDAHHWLIFHGRRTCLARNPKCAICTLKDLCTSEDKQD; encoded by the coding sequence ATGAGTAGTAAAACAAAAATGATTATTGACACATTGCGGGAGACCTATCAAGGGGCAGATACAGAACTAGAATTCGAAACACCATATCAACTACTGATTTCCACCATGATGGCCGCTCAGTCGACAGACAAGCAAGTAAACAAAGTGACTCGCTCTCTTTACTTAGACTATGGCAATCCTGAATCCATGGCTAAATTGAGTCAAGAAGAACTTGAAAAAAAGATTGGTTCTGTGGGCTTGTATCGTAATAAGGCGAAGAATATTCTTGCTACTACCAAGTTATTACTTGAAAAGCAGGAGGGCATGGTGCCTAAGACCTTGCCTGAATTGGTGGCGCTACCCGGTGTAGGAAGGAAAACGGCCAATGTAGTTTTATCCAATGCGTTTGGAATACCAGCATTCGCGGTAGACACGCATGTGTTTAGAACTTCTAGGAGATTGGGACTTGCCAAGGGGAATACACCCGAAAAGGTGGAGCAAGAGTTGATGCAAGTTTTTGAAAGAAAAGATTGGAAGGATGCACATCATTGGTTAATTTTTCATGGGCGAAGAACTTGCCTTGCTAGAAATCCGAAATGCGCTATCTGTACATTAAAAGATTTATGCACTAGTGAAGACAAGCAAGATTAA
- a CDS encoding CPBP family intramembrane metalloprotease yields MKQQSKVHLYYLIILILFVFSGYFIPTSWYENTYFELFFSQIALLMIPTAIFLLFNKRHLHKYLAIQKLSMQDIIFIPFIVLPLIFIGAFFNSLIVFLVSSWHGPVYAPQYAIDTTLPLLPYIIGMAILPGIFEETIHRGILLATYRKQGKRFAMITSALLFALLHLSVANLANTFMLGLFFAWLVYFTGSLLSSMYAHFFYNVFIVLSEYLITSEKMPEYLSIDINQLLSLIPFTLVAALLWFLIFSLYKKSHPPVTLEPGRQALRSFSTLLQTDGFFTICLIFILSVNGFLLFL; encoded by the coding sequence ATGAAGCAGCAAAGCAAAGTTCATCTTTACTACCTAATCATCCTTATCCTTTTTGTTTTTTCCGGTTATTTTATTCCTACTAGCTGGTATGAAAACACCTATTTTGAACTGTTCTTTTCGCAGATTGCCCTACTTATGATTCCAACAGCAATTTTCTTGTTGTTCAATAAACGCCATCTCCATAAGTATCTTGCTATTCAAAAACTCTCCATGCAAGATATAATATTTATACCGTTTATCGTTCTACCTCTCATCTTTATAGGGGCTTTTTTCAATTCACTCATAGTATTTCTGGTTTCATCTTGGCATGGGCCAGTATATGCCCCTCAGTACGCAATAGATACAACCCTCCCTCTTTTACCCTACATCATCGGGATGGCTATTCTACCAGGTATTTTTGAAGAGACAATTCACAGAGGGATCCTACTTGCCACCTACCGTAAACAAGGTAAGCGCTTTGCCATGATAACGTCTGCACTCTTATTCGCTCTACTTCATCTGAGTGTAGCCAATCTCGCCAATACCTTCATGCTAGGACTATTCTTTGCCTGGTTAGTATATTTCACGGGTTCGCTACTCAGCTCAATGTATGCCCATTTTTTCTATAACGTATTCATCGTACTCTCAGAGTACTTAATTACTTCTGAAAAAATGCCAGAATACCTTAGCATCGATATAAATCAGCTTCTCAGCTTAATCCCCTTTACACTAGTAGCTGCCCTACTGTGGTTTCTCATATTCAGCCTATATAAAAAGAGTCACCCTCCGGTGACCCTTGAACCTGGTCGTCAAGCCTTGCGTAGCTTCAGTACACTACTTCAAACAGACGGCTTCTTTACTATTTGTCTAATCTTTATTCTATCTGTTAATGGATTTCTCTTATTTCTCTAG
- a CDS encoding NADP-dependent isocitrate dehydrogenase — MHNKIQMSVPLVEMDGDEMTHVLWGWIKDILIKPYVDLKTEYYDLGLVKRDETNDQITVDAAQATQKYGVAVKCATITPNAQRVDEYNLKEMWKSPNGTIRAILDGTVFRAPVQVSSIKPFVRTWIKPITIARHAYGDIYKNVEHIATMPGKAELVFTDETGHETRKTIHDFEGPGVIMGMHNTNKSIRSFARSCFEYALDVKEDLWFSTKDTISKQYDHTFKDIFQEIFEEEYEARFKEAGIVYFYTLIDDAVARVMRSEGGMIWACKNYDGDVMSDMVATAFGSLAMMTSVLVSPDGIYEFEAAHGTVTRHYYRYQKGEETSTNPIATIFAWSGAFKKRGELDGNKELIAFGEALEKASLETIESGFMTKDLALLSTNTDKQVLNSKQFLEEIAKRISL; from the coding sequence ATGCATAATAAGATACAAATGAGTGTCCCACTAGTTGAAATGGACGGAGATGAAATGACCCATGTCTTATGGGGCTGGATTAAAGATATTCTAATCAAACCTTACGTGGATCTAAAAACCGAGTACTACGATTTGGGACTGGTCAAAAGAGATGAAACGAATGACCAGATTACAGTTGACGCAGCCCAAGCTACCCAGAAATATGGTGTAGCTGTAAAATGTGCCACCATTACCCCCAACGCCCAGCGTGTTGACGAGTACAATCTTAAAGAAATGTGGAAGAGCCCCAACGGCACCATCCGGGCCATTTTGGACGGAACGGTTTTCCGTGCTCCCGTTCAAGTTAGCAGTATTAAACCTTTTGTAAGAACTTGGATCAAACCCATCACCATCGCGCGTCATGCCTATGGTGATATATACAAGAATGTCGAACATATTGCAACTATGCCAGGAAAAGCTGAGCTTGTATTCACCGACGAAACGGGCCATGAAACTCGCAAAACCATTCATGATTTCGAAGGCCCAGGCGTAATAATGGGCATGCACAACACAAACAAGTCCATCCGTAGTTTTGCTCGTTCCTGCTTCGAGTATGCTTTGGATGTAAAAGAAGACCTGTGGTTTTCCACCAAAGATACCATATCCAAGCAATACGACCACACCTTCAAAGATATCTTTCAAGAAATCTTTGAAGAGGAATATGAAGCACGTTTCAAAGAAGCTGGTATCGTTTACTTTTATACCTTAATTGACGATGCTGTAGCTCGTGTAATGCGTTCTGAAGGTGGCATGATTTGGGCTTGCAAAAACTATGATGGTGATGTAATGTCTGATATGGTTGCTACCGCATTTGGCTCTCTTGCTATGATGACTTCTGTACTAGTTTCACCAGATGGAATTTATGAATTTGAAGCAGCACACGGTACTGTTACTAGACATTATTATCGTTACCAAAAGGGTGAAGAAACTTCTACCAATCCCATTGCAACGATTTTTGCTTGGTCCGGCGCCTTCAAAAAACGTGGTGAGCTTGATGGCAACAAAGAATTAATTGCTTTTGGTGAAGCCTTAGAAAAGGCTAGCCTAGAAACCATCGAATCCGGTTTCATGACCAAAGACTTGGCCTTACTATCCACCAATACGGATAAACAAGTCTTAAACAGCAAGCAATTCCTCGAAGAGATTGCGAAACGTATCAGCCTATAG
- a CDS encoding cofactor-independent phosphoglycerate mutase, producing the protein MKYIVILTDGMADETYEVLGGKSPMESADIPLIDGLASRGEIGLVKTVPDSMAPGSDVANLSVMGYEPDIYHTGRSPLEAISMGIELKESEATMRCNLVSLSDETEYEARSMVDYSAGEITTEESKVLIGDLKEALDGEGFTFYPGISYRHALVWDKPDMNVILTPPHDISGRPIRNYLPKGEKAESLFSLMKGSDAVLRHHPINLRRIREGKNPANSVWFWGMGKKTVLDPFEERYGLKGAVISAVDLLKGIALAAGMQTIDVEGATGTIKTNFRGKSEAAIKALSSGVDYLYLHLEAPDECSHQGELKEKIHSLELIEQEVIAPIIESMQEKKEDYRMLILPDHPTPVRIRTHVKDAVPYVLYDSRNEKPLDSNKAYSERAAAESGNFFATGPELTAYFTESNKKN; encoded by the coding sequence ATGAAATACATAGTGATTTTAACAGATGGAATGGCAGACGAAACATATGAAGTATTGGGCGGTAAGAGTCCCATGGAAAGTGCAGATATTCCGTTAATCGATGGTCTGGCCTCGCGAGGAGAAATTGGACTGGTAAAGACTGTTCCAGATTCAATGGCCCCAGGTAGCGATGTAGCGAATCTGTCTGTAATGGGATACGAACCAGATATTTATCATACTGGCCGTTCACCGCTAGAAGCTATTAGTATGGGAATTGAACTGAAAGAATCAGAGGCCACCATGCGTTGCAACCTAGTTAGTTTGTCGGATGAGACAGAGTACGAAGCTCGTAGTATGGTAGACTATAGCGCAGGCGAGATTACAACCGAAGAGTCAAAAGTACTGATTGGCGACCTAAAAGAGGCTTTGGATGGTGAGGGATTTACTTTTTATCCAGGCATTAGTTACCGACACGCTTTGGTTTGGGATAAGCCGGATATGAATGTGATTCTTACTCCTCCCCACGATATAAGCGGAAGACCTATTCGGAATTATCTGCCTAAAGGAGAAAAAGCAGAGTCATTATTTTCCTTGATGAAAGGGAGTGATGCTGTTTTAAGACACCACCCAATTAATTTAAGAAGAATTCGTGAAGGCAAAAATCCTGCAAATTCCGTTTGGTTTTGGGGGATGGGTAAAAAGACGGTATTGGATCCTTTTGAGGAAAGATATGGATTAAAGGGTGCGGTCATTTCAGCCGTGGATTTATTAAAAGGGATTGCTTTGGCCGCGGGCATGCAAACCATTGATGTGGAAGGAGCAACCGGAACCATCAAAACAAATTTTAGAGGGAAGTCTGAAGCTGCAATAAAAGCGCTGTCTAGTGGGGTTGATTATCTGTATCTGCATTTAGAAGCACCGGATGAGTGTTCACATCAAGGTGAGCTAAAAGAAAAAATCCATTCACTGGAACTGATTGAACAAGAGGTTATTGCTCCAATTATTGAGAGTATGCAGGAAAAGAAAGAAGATTATCGGATGCTTATTCTTCCAGATCATCCCACACCGGTACGGATAAGAACACATGTAAAAGACGCCGTTCCCTATGTTCTTTATGATTCTAGAAATGAGAAGCCTCTAGATTCTAATAAAGCTTATAGCGAACGAGCAGCAGCTGAATCGGGAAATTTCTTTGCGACTGGACCAGAGCTAACAGCCTATTTTACAGAGTCCAACAAGAAAAACTAG
- a CDS encoding Ig-like domain-containing protein — MNKRIITGILVVLFLSLSVVPVALADEDTSGKTPLVLEQSTPADNAYGVATDATITLTFSKNIVNMAVADNNRTQFTLKENGGDELAIDVFLADDQVDREKRNDAIITPLEPLKEDTDYELVVNKELSSKSGVTLAEDLVIHFSTKEEKSGLSSISAGTIVLAAVAVLALVRRRKKA; from the coding sequence ATGAACAAAAGAATAATTACAGGAATACTAGTTGTACTTTTCCTATCACTTAGCGTGGTACCAGTAGCGTTGGCAGATGAGGATACTAGCGGAAAGACACCACTAGTGCTAGAACAGTCTACACCAGCTGATAATGCATATGGGGTTGCGACAGACGCTACAATTACACTCACATTTTCGAAAAATATAGTCAATATGGCTGTTGCAGATAACAATCGTACTCAATTTACCTTAAAGGAAAATGGTGGAGATGAGCTTGCTATCGATGTTTTTTTGGCCGATGACCAAGTTGATCGTGAAAAAAGAAATGATGCAATTATTACCCCGCTTGAGCCTCTAAAGGAGGATACCGATTACGAACTAGTTGTGAACAAAGAGCTGAGCTCTAAAAGTGGTGTAACTTTGGCAGAAGACTTGGTGATCCATTTTTCAACGAAGGAAGAAAAATCTGGACTTTCTTCTATTTCTGCTGGAACAATCGTTTTAGCTGCAGTCGCTGTGCTTGCTCTCGTGCGCAGGCGTAAGAAAGCATAA